The following are from one region of the Armatimonadota bacterium genome:
- a CDS encoding prepilin-type N-terminal cleavage/methylation domain-containing protein: MRRGFTLIELLVVIAIIAILAAILFPVFARAREKARQSSCLSNIKQQGLAVLMYAQDYDEVLPRHCYQPRPAIAFGDWPWSYAVQPYTKNEQVFLCPSNSDWRNRSKCCGGYGYNLSTTPSGGTVGCTARKMAQITAPAGLIMITETGDGTNAVAWCGYWNVESDTGNPTYVHTTGRHNEGSNSCFVDGHAKWLKASEILRTRGYWDSRYSQ, from the coding sequence ATGCGACGCGGTTTTACGCTGATTGAGTTGCTAGTCGTCATCGCCATCATTGCCATTCTGGCGGCGATCCTCTTCCCGGTTTTCGCGCGCGCACGCGAGAAAGCCCGGCAGAGCAGTTGTCTGTCGAATATCAAGCAGCAGGGCCTTGCCGTGCTCATGTACGCACAGGACTACGACGAGGTCCTTCCCCGCCACTGCTACCAGCCCCGCCCGGCCATCGCCTTCGGTGACTGGCCGTGGTCTTACGCCGTGCAGCCGTATACGAAAAACGAGCAGGTCTTCTTGTGCCCCTCCAACAGCGACTGGCGCAACCGCTCCAAATGCTGCGGTGGCTATGGCTACAACCTCTCCACCACCCCCAGCGGCGGCACTGTAGGATGTACCGCCCGCAAGATGGCACAGATCACTGCCCCGGCCGGCCTGATCATGATCACCGAGACCGGAGATGGTACAAACGCGGTGGCCTGGTGCGGATACTGGAACGTGGAATCCGACACCGGTAACCCGACCTATGTCCACACCACCGGCCGCCACAACGAAGGCAGCAACTCCTGCTTCGTCGACGGACATGCCAAGTGGCTGAAGGCCTCCGAGATCCTCCGCACCCGCGGCTACTGGGACTCCCGCTACAGCCAATAG
- a CDS encoding sulfatase-like hydrolase/transferase, with translation MKARESTVTGTGAVSRRDFLKTGAMAAAALAAGPIRSAQAAPLGRPPNFLYILCDQMNLDAMSALGCRWVQTPNLDRLASRGVLFTQSHSTNPVCSPARSALFTGRMPVETGVVHNELAIREGMPNLGEWLSSQAGYDTAYCGKWHLPMGFATPAMKGFRALPSGRSNGQIDDAWVSRSCEAFLRNRPKKEANPFLLVASFHQPHDICYWMLSPETLVPRDLPLESIRDELPELPPNHRSRPPGPAKVGNGFSGFDTDLRWRYYLYCYYRMVEMLDQDVGRLLDALEDTGLAEETVVVFTADHGEGAGRHGNVQKWHPYDESMKVPMIWSCPGSMEQGLVDSTHLVSGVDVVSTVCDFAGVAPPPDARGLSLRPLVEGREDTPWREFIVAEWQYEGRIVRTPRHKLVTWGNDPSVQLFDMVTDPWETTNIADQPGSDAIIAELRKMLDKWNASMDVAPVG, from the coding sequence ATGAAGGCGCGAGAATCCACGGTGACCGGGACCGGAGCGGTCAGCCGACGGGACTTCCTGAAGACAGGCGCAATGGCCGCGGCAGCACTGGCAGCAGGGCCAATACGCTCTGCGCAGGCAGCACCATTGGGCAGGCCCCCCAACTTCCTGTACATCCTCTGCGATCAGATGAACCTGGACGCAATGTCGGCGCTGGGCTGCCGGTGGGTACAGACGCCAAACCTGGACCGTCTCGCGTCGCGAGGCGTGCTGTTCACCCAGTCGCACAGTACGAACCCAGTGTGTTCCCCCGCCCGGAGCGCGCTGTTCACCGGTCGCATGCCTGTGGAGACCGGGGTGGTCCACAACGAGCTGGCGATCCGCGAGGGCATGCCGAATCTTGGTGAATGGCTTTCGAGTCAGGCGGGGTACGACACTGCGTATTGCGGCAAGTGGCACTTGCCGATGGGTTTTGCTACGCCCGCGATGAAGGGGTTCCGGGCGCTGCCCTCCGGGCGAAGCAACGGTCAGATCGACGATGCATGGGTGTCCCGATCCTGCGAGGCGTTCCTGCGGAACCGTCCCAAGAAGGAGGCGAATCCGTTCCTGCTGGTGGCTTCGTTCCACCAGCCCCATGACATCTGCTACTGGATGTTGTCGCCGGAGACGCTAGTGCCGAGGGACCTGCCCCTGGAGAGCATTCGCGACGAGCTGCCCGAGTTGCCGCCGAACCATCGCAGCCGCCCGCCAGGGCCCGCGAAAGTGGGCAACGGCTTCTCAGGGTTCGACACGGACTTGCGCTGGCGATACTACCTGTACTGCTACTACCGGATGGTGGAGATGCTGGACCAGGATGTGGGCAGGCTCCTGGATGCGCTGGAGGACACCGGGCTTGCGGAGGAGACGGTGGTGGTGTTCACGGCGGACCACGGCGAAGGCGCGGGCCGCCACGGGAATGTGCAGAAATGGCACCCGTACGATGAGTCGATGAAGGTGCCGATGATCTGGTCCTGTCCGGGAAGCATGGAGCAAGGGCTGGTTGACAGCACCCACTTAGTCTCGGGCGTTGACGTGGTGAGCACTGTCTGCGACTTCGCCGGTGTTGCGCCTCCGCCGGATGCCAGAGGCTTGAGCCTGCGCCCGTTGGTGGAGGGCCGGGAGGACACCCCCTGGCGGGAGTTCATTGTGGCGGAGTGGCAGTATGAGGGGCGGATTGTGCGGACGCCGCGGCATAAGCTGGTCACCTGGGGCAATGACCCGTCGGTTCAGCTGTTCGACATGGTGACAGACCCTTGGGAGACCACGAACATCGCGGACCAGCCGGGCTCGGACGCCATCATCGCTGAGCTGCGAAAGATGCTGGACAAGTGGAACGCGAGCATGGATGTGGCGCCTGTAGGCTAG
- a CDS encoding type II secretion system protein GspD, which yields MSGSSPARGWMCLTALVLVICVCSGDDAPTASEPAEAEPLVSNSFFNTDIRQVLSDIALDAGVTILQDESVAGFVTLELQDVPLSRALRLLLLPLGMVYKQIEPGVYLVTASDPMAPSYRLVADTEIFTLTHLEPADVKKLLPEKYSQYITVDAKTRRCLVYAPEEIIAAIRPLLAALDAAPVQVMIEALVLEANAADVRSYGLAAATTHIAVDIASGLLNYQSNTTGVGGDNRPGTGGPTPVPGNILAGLKALLRNNKATLRANPRIVAADGEQAEIEVGTEQYFSLLTGSAAYAYTRLEKVDATIRLTISPRVMRETGEIICHIEPSVADVTGEGVEGLPVITIRRVKSNVRVRSGQAIVIGGLLQETTSTSVSSLPVLGDLPVIGKLFQSRHTERAQRDIIFVIAPHLLDEQGQCQGPLLSELLMSNAAVTSCDQIMSPRGARLAAPASKPKPSQSAPRAPGSGLRESFRAPAG from the coding sequence ATGAGCGGAAGTAGCCCAGCGCGTGGCTGGATGTGCCTGACCGCGCTCGTGCTGGTTATCTGCGTGTGCTCGGGCGATGATGCCCCGACCGCGTCTGAACCGGCGGAGGCCGAGCCCTTAGTGAGCAATTCATTCTTCAACACCGACATCCGCCAGGTGCTGAGCGACATTGCGCTGGATGCCGGGGTCACAATTCTGCAGGATGAGAGCGTGGCCGGTTTCGTCACGCTGGAGCTGCAGGATGTTCCCCTGAGCCGGGCACTGCGACTTCTGCTGCTTCCGCTGGGGATGGTGTACAAGCAGATCGAGCCGGGCGTGTACCTCGTGACGGCGTCGGACCCCATGGCACCCAGTTACCGGCTGGTTGCGGACACCGAGATCTTCACTCTCACGCACCTGGAGCCCGCTGACGTCAAGAAGCTTCTGCCCGAGAAGTACTCGCAGTACATCACAGTTGACGCGAAGACCCGGCGGTGTCTGGTCTATGCGCCTGAGGAGATCATTGCGGCGATACGGCCATTGCTGGCGGCTCTTGACGCTGCGCCGGTGCAGGTGATGATCGAGGCGCTGGTGCTTGAAGCGAACGCGGCGGATGTGCGCAGTTACGGTCTGGCGGCGGCGACGACGCACATCGCGGTGGATATCGCCAGCGGGCTGCTGAACTACCAGTCCAATACGACCGGCGTCGGCGGTGACAACCGGCCGGGAACTGGCGGCCCGACACCAGTCCCCGGCAACATCCTGGCGGGTTTGAAAGCGCTCCTGCGCAACAACAAGGCGACGCTGCGGGCAAACCCGAGGATTGTTGCGGCAGACGGGGAGCAGGCGGAGATTGAGGTGGGCACGGAGCAGTATTTCAGCCTGCTCACCGGGTCGGCGGCGTATGCGTACACGCGACTGGAAAAGGTGGATGCCACTATTCGCCTGACCATCTCGCCGCGGGTTATGAGGGAGACCGGAGAGATTATATGCCACATCGAGCCGAGTGTGGCCGACGTGACGGGTGAGGGTGTTGAGGGGCTTCCGGTAATTACGATTCGGCGCGTGAAGTCCAACGTGCGGGTGCGAAGCGGGCAGGCCATCGTGATCGGCGGGCTGCTGCAGGAGACCACCAGCACGTCGGTGAGCAGTCTCCCTGTACTGGGGGACTTGCCGGTTATCGGGAAGCTGTTCCAGTCCCGGCATACCGAACGGGCCCAGCGGGACATTATTTTCGTGATCGCGCCGCACTTGCTGGACGAGCAGGGGCAGTGCCAGGGCCCGCTGCTCAGTGAACTGCTCATGTCCAATGCGGCTGTGACAAGCTGCGATCAGATTATGTCGCCGCGCGGCGCACGGCTCGCTGCGCCGGCGAGCAAGCCGAAGCCGTCTCAGTCCGCGCCGAGAGCTCCGGGAAGCGGACTGCGGGAGAGCTTCCGGGCTCCCGCGGGATAG
- the dgoD gene encoding galactonate dehydratase, whose amino-acid sequence MKITRLETFFVKPRWLFLKVHTDEGLCGWGEPIVEGWSQTVAAAVQEMGRYLIGQDPRRIEHHWQAIYRGAFYRGGPVLTSALSGIEQALWDITGKWLGVPVYQLLGGAVRDKIRVYAHAGGATPEQARDSGRSAVERGFTAVKTGLFDAARFIEGPGFIDRAVERLAGLREGVGENVDIGIDFHGRVGPALAIQLAAALEPYHPMFIEEPCLPENVDALVQVARSTKVPIATGERLFTRFGFREVLEKAAAVILQPDVSHCGGISEMRKIASMAETYFAAIAPHCPLGPIAFAACLQVDACTPNFLCQEQVCLGEGYLKRPFTVENGYVATPTGPGLGIEVDEEALAEQLYDGAWENPRLWHEDGSVADW is encoded by the coding sequence ATGAAGATCACCCGCCTGGAAACCTTCTTCGTCAAGCCCCGCTGGCTCTTCCTGAAAGTGCATACAGACGAGGGCCTCTGTGGCTGGGGCGAACCCATCGTGGAGGGCTGGTCGCAGACCGTCGCCGCGGCGGTCCAGGAAATGGGCCGCTACCTCATTGGCCAGGACCCACGCCGCATCGAGCACCACTGGCAGGCCATCTACCGCGGGGCCTTCTACCGGGGCGGCCCCGTGCTCACCAGCGCCCTCAGCGGCATTGAGCAGGCCCTGTGGGACATCACCGGCAAGTGGCTGGGCGTCCCCGTCTACCAGCTTCTCGGCGGCGCGGTGCGCGACAAGATCCGCGTCTACGCCCACGCGGGGGGAGCAACGCCCGAACAGGCCAGGGACTCTGGGCGCTCCGCCGTTGAACGCGGCTTCACGGCAGTCAAGACCGGTCTCTTTGACGCCGCTCGCTTCATCGAAGGCCCGGGCTTCATCGACCGGGCGGTGGAACGCCTCGCGGGATTGCGCGAAGGCGTCGGCGAGAACGTGGACATCGGCATCGACTTCCACGGTCGCGTTGGGCCAGCTCTCGCAATCCAGCTCGCAGCGGCCCTGGAACCTTACCACCCCATGTTCATCGAGGAGCCCTGCCTGCCCGAGAACGTGGACGCACTGGTCCAGGTCGCCCGCAGCACCAAAGTCCCCATTGCTACCGGCGAGCGCCTGTTCACTCGCTTCGGATTCCGCGAAGTACTTGAGAAGGCCGCGGCCGTCATTCTCCAGCCCGACGTCTCCCACTGCGGCGGAATCTCGGAGATGCGGAAGATCGCATCCATGGCCGAGACCTACTTCGCCGCCATCGCGCCCCACTGTCCCCTTGGCCCCATCGCCTTCGCGGCGTGCCTCCAGGTGGACGCCTGCACCCCCAACTTCCTGTGCCAGGAGCAGGTCTGTCTCGGTGAAGGGTATCTGAAGCGGCCCTTCACCGTTGAGAACGGATACGTGGCCACACCAACCGGACCGGGCCTGGGCATCGAAGTGGACGAAGAGGCCCTGGCGGAGCAACTCTACGATGGCGCTTGGGAGAACCCGCGCCTGTGGCACGAAGACGGATCGGTCGCGGACTGGTAA
- a CDS encoding right-handed parallel beta-helix repeat-containing protein — translation MSILRALLLGLLAALVAASAWSGTISVPGDQPTIQAAVNVAAPGDTIQVAAGTYNESVTVDKALSLVGAQAGVKPVDGGRAGGESTIQGTVTITADNVSVNGFEIASSGVGIGWPANTVNRSGLTLTSNYVHSTTGLAGVYLLSPSTASGVIGAANITISDNLIAVGAPGSLSLGGILVSGGASGTANYSSLAITGNVLSSPGGGFGVGTYALALAINAPVITGNTVSNTGYGIWVRGLQDAVIEENVFDHAGAIALGIDADGASVKNNTFRNSYPSESDGEASWGLTLMGTDLGGSCSDIDVRDNDFEFNNYANASRPESGALVMSGCDAGSIVFRNNNFIDGGQATSAVALSSEAVGVVDADNNWWGSAEGPSDPVGTIEVPASPEPAAADMANAAPAGSLGGAVSEGVDYYPWLGSVGLHGEGVVLAWDKDTMKFYLCDDPSNPETGTELVNGQSYTVAGEALVCTITGVDGDRQVVVTNAETGSTPNALRVRWYKLGGALYRAYGWSTVGGTTKTVVYQRGQTYFYDTATWASGYWGLAHTITDGPDWDVDYSAVKQP, via the coding sequence ATGTCCATACTACGGGCGCTGTTGCTGGGGTTGCTGGCTGCGCTGGTCGCCGCATCCGCATGGTCGGGTACGATTAGTGTACCGGGCGATCAACCAACCATCCAGGCTGCTGTGAATGTTGCCGCACCGGGGGACACGATCCAGGTGGCAGCGGGAACCTACAATGAGAGTGTAACGGTTGACAAAGCGCTCTCGCTGGTGGGTGCACAAGCCGGCGTCAAGCCAGTTGATGGTGGTCGCGCGGGCGGTGAGAGCACTATTCAGGGCACGGTGACGATCACTGCCGACAATGTGAGCGTGAACGGCTTTGAGATTGCATCAAGCGGGGTAGGCATCGGTTGGCCCGCGAATACTGTGAACCGGTCGGGCCTCACGCTGACCAGCAACTACGTGCATTCCACTACTGGCCTGGCGGGCGTCTACCTCCTGAGCCCATCAACTGCCAGTGGAGTGATCGGCGCAGCGAATATCACCATCAGCGACAACCTGATTGCCGTGGGCGCACCAGGCAGCCTGAGCCTGGGTGGGATTCTGGTATCTGGAGGCGCGTCGGGGACGGCGAACTACAGCAGCCTCGCGATCACGGGCAATGTGCTCTCCAGCCCGGGCGGGGGATTCGGCGTGGGCACCTACGCTCTGGCATTGGCCATCAACGCTCCGGTGATCACAGGGAACACGGTATCGAACACCGGCTATGGGATTTGGGTGCGTGGGCTACAGGATGCAGTCATCGAGGAGAACGTGTTCGACCATGCCGGCGCCATCGCTCTGGGAATCGATGCCGACGGCGCGTCGGTGAAAAACAACACTTTCCGGAATTCCTATCCTTCTGAGAGCGACGGAGAGGCTTCCTGGGGCCTAACGCTGATGGGGACCGATCTCGGGGGCAGTTGCAGCGACATTGATGTGCGGGACAATGACTTCGAATTCAATAACTATGCCAATGCAAGCCGGCCCGAGTCCGGGGCGCTGGTGATGAGTGGATGCGATGCTGGAAGCATCGTGTTTCGCAATAACAATTTCATTGACGGCGGGCAGGCGACGAGTGCCGTGGCGCTCAGCAGCGAAGCCGTAGGGGTGGTGGATGCGGATAACAACTGGTGGGGCAGTGCGGAGGGACCGTCGGACCCCGTGGGCACCATCGAAGTCCCGGCATCGCCCGAACCGGCAGCGGCGGACATGGCTAACGCGGCCCCGGCTGGATCCCTGGGCGGCGCAGTGTCCGAAGGCGTGGATTACTACCCGTGGCTCGGGTCAGTGGGCCTGCACGGCGAGGGCGTCGTTCTCGCCTGGGACAAAGACACGATGAAGTTCTACCTGTGCGACGACCCGTCGAACCCGGAGACCGGGACTGAGCTGGTGAACGGGCAGAGCTACACGGTAGCAGGGGAGGCGCTGGTCTGCACCATCACGGGTGTCGACGGCGACAGGCAGGTGGTTGTCACCAATGCGGAGACGGGCAGCACGCCGAATGCGCTGCGGGTGCGGTGGTACAAACTTGGCGGCGCCCTGTACCGTGCCTATGGATGGAGCACCGTAGGCGGGACGACGAAAACTGTTGTGTACCAGCGGGGACAGACCTATTTCTACGACACCGCGACCTGGGCGAGCGGATACTGGGGACTGGCCCACACGATCACGGACGGGCCGGACTGGGATGTGGATTACAGCGCGGTGAAGCAGCCGTAA
- a CDS encoding starvation-sensing protein RspA has translation MPALKITDVRAITTSPGEGNIQRRLVVVKIETSEPGLYGLGCATFTQRHAAVRVVVDEFLKPLLTGLDPRNSEDIWQTVHVNAYWRSGPVMNNALSGVDMALWDIKGKLAGMPVYQLLGGKCREAAAIYRHADGKEPTEVEDRVRAFMEQGLRFVRAQMGGYGGKSRPSVSPEGSPGGEYYDPAAYARSVPLLFAHLRETLGFEVELLHDVHERLVPIDAVRLAKELEEYRLFYLEDLLPPEQIEWFRMVRQQCTTPLAMGELFVNPNEWKPLVNERLIDFIRCHISAIGGITPARKLATVCEANGIRTAWHGPGDVSPVGHAANVHLDVSSPNFGVQEWAGLTELEQEMFPGCPEVRGGYVYPNDKPGLGIDINEELAAKYPCPEGVLTWTQARRPDGSLYYP, from the coding sequence ATGCCCGCACTGAAAATCACCGATGTCCGCGCAATCACCACCTCGCCCGGAGAGGGCAATATCCAGCGGCGGTTGGTCGTGGTGAAGATAGAGACCTCCGAGCCCGGGCTGTACGGGCTTGGCTGCGCGACTTTCACGCAGCGCCATGCAGCGGTGCGCGTGGTGGTGGACGAGTTCCTGAAGCCGCTCCTGACCGGCCTTGATCCGCGCAATTCCGAGGATATCTGGCAGACTGTGCACGTCAATGCCTACTGGCGCAGCGGCCCGGTGATGAACAATGCGCTGTCCGGGGTGGACATGGCGCTGTGGGACATCAAGGGCAAGCTGGCGGGGATGCCGGTGTACCAGCTTCTCGGGGGAAAATGCCGTGAGGCGGCGGCGATCTACCGGCATGCGGACGGAAAGGAGCCGACGGAGGTTGAGGATCGGGTTCGGGCATTCATGGAACAGGGGCTGCGCTTCGTGCGGGCACAGATGGGTGGGTATGGCGGGAAGTCCCGACCGTCCGTCAGCCCCGAAGGGAGCCCGGGAGGCGAGTACTATGATCCGGCTGCCTATGCCCGAAGCGTGCCGCTTCTCTTCGCGCACCTGCGGGAGACCCTGGGGTTCGAGGTGGAACTGCTGCATGACGTGCACGAGCGTCTGGTGCCGATTGATGCGGTGCGGCTGGCCAAGGAACTGGAGGAGTACCGGCTGTTCTACCTGGAGGATCTGCTGCCGCCCGAGCAGATTGAGTGGTTTCGGATGGTCCGGCAGCAATGCACCACGCCTCTAGCGATGGGCGAGCTGTTCGTGAATCCCAACGAGTGGAAGCCCCTGGTGAACGAGCGGCTGATCGATTTCATCCGCTGCCACATCAGCGCGATCGGGGGGATCACTCCGGCGCGGAAACTGGCGACGGTGTGCGAGGCCAACGGCATCCGCACCGCCTGGCATGGGCCGGGCGATGTGTCGCCGGTGGGGCATGCGGCCAACGTTCACCTGGATGTGAGCAGCCCCAATTTCGGGGTGCAGGAGTGGGCGGGACTGACGGAGCTTGAGCAGGAGATGTTCCCGGGATGTCCGGAAGTGCGCGGCGGGTATGTGTACCCGAACGACAAGCCGGGGCTGGGGATCGACATCAACGAGGAGCTGGCGGCGAAGTACCCGTGCCCCGAGGGCGTGCTGACCTGGACCCAGGCCCGCAGGCCGGACGGCAGCCTGTACTACCCGTAG
- a CDS encoding SDR family oxidoreductase produces MNASLAGKVAIVTGSSSGIGRATAIRLADAGAAICVVANRNAEGGANTVQAIEDRGGRAIFVQADVGLAEDCDRIVSATLEAFGRIDILTNNAGITRGKPLPELEEDLWDRVMDTNLKSAYLMSRRAVPHMLAAGGGAVVNVSSVHAVATFPGFAVYAASKAGLDGLTRGFALEFGSRGIRFNAVLPGTIDLSAYDRRSNQAADPATWQPRPSAAQVMGRTGSADEVAAAIAFLVSPDSSFVNGASLTVDGGLLCILRDH; encoded by the coding sequence GTGAACGCAAGTCTCGCCGGGAAAGTCGCGATCGTCACGGGGTCGTCGTCGGGGATAGGCCGTGCCACCGCAATTCGCCTTGCGGATGCTGGGGCAGCGATCTGCGTAGTCGCGAACCGCAATGCCGAAGGCGGCGCCAACACGGTCCAGGCCATCGAGGATCGCGGCGGCCGCGCCATCTTCGTCCAGGCGGATGTGGGCCTCGCCGAAGACTGCGACCGCATCGTGTCAGCCACCCTCGAAGCCTTCGGTCGCATCGACATCCTCACCAACAACGCGGGGATCACCCGTGGCAAGCCCTTACCCGAGCTTGAGGAAGACCTCTGGGACCGCGTGATGGACACGAACCTCAAGAGCGCCTATCTCATGAGCCGCCGGGCGGTTCCCCACATGCTCGCGGCGGGGGGCGGCGCGGTGGTGAACGTCTCCAGCGTCCACGCTGTAGCTACATTTCCGGGCTTTGCGGTCTATGCAGCATCCAAGGCCGGGCTGGACGGGCTGACACGCGGGTTCGCCTTGGAGTTCGGCTCACGCGGTATCCGCTTCAACGCCGTTCTTCCCGGCACCATCGACCTGTCCGCGTACGACCGCCGTAGCAATCAGGCCGCCGACCCGGCCACCTGGCAGCCCCGTCCGAGCGCCGCGCAAGTCATGGGCCGCACCGGTTCCGCCGACGAAGTTGCCGCGGCAATCGCCTTTCTCGTGTCACCCGATTCGTCCTTCGTCAATGGGGCGTCTTTGACCGTTGACGGCGGGCTGCTCTGCATCCTGAGGGATCACTGA
- a CDS encoding extracellular solute-binding protein, with amino-acid sequence MRHLAFLVPAFVLLAVLSGCPKPQPEAPANAPAPVAATGVESPSAGGKLAGELTLWTIWNTEPRKSALDEIVKGFTKANPDVTIQVSNLEPDQYKTKIRVALGGDSPPDIYFVWSGEKMLHAFVRGGNCLDLTPYLDADDGAWRQNLIDQALKAYVYDGKTYGVPYLLQCTFFFYNKDIFAEHNIEIPKTWDELIAVCEKLKAAGVTPIALGNKERWPAHHFPCVLFQRLMGHKAVMDQYDPMGPGDYADPGWLKGLEMFDDFQKKGVFNASPNGLSRADARAMFYGEKAAMFYTGTWDFSQLVEGGEAPKAFWDKWDFFNFPSVSGGKGEQDALAGSADGYVISSKTKHPEAAAAFLQYMTSPEVAREFVSKCKELVQVKGAVTEDNASWYLRKYMEMVEDAPVISAWTDTMMEHSVAEALMNGVQGMLAGQMTPEQVMKAVRERQAAVKKELEAQADAQ; translated from the coding sequence ATGAGACATCTCGCCTTCCTGGTCCCTGCCTTCGTGCTTCTCGCAGTCCTCTCAGGCTGCCCGAAGCCTCAGCCCGAGGCGCCGGCCAACGCGCCCGCACCCGTCGCCGCTACCGGCGTGGAGTCCCCCTCCGCGGGCGGGAAGCTGGCCGGGGAACTCACCCTCTGGACAATCTGGAACACAGAGCCCCGCAAGTCCGCACTCGACGAGATTGTCAAGGGCTTTACCAAAGCCAATCCCGACGTCACAATTCAGGTCAGCAATCTCGAACCAGACCAGTACAAGACCAAGATCCGTGTGGCGCTGGGCGGCGACAGTCCTCCCGACATCTACTTCGTCTGGAGCGGCGAGAAAATGCTGCACGCCTTTGTGCGCGGCGGCAACTGCCTCGACCTCACTCCCTACCTCGACGCCGATGACGGCGCCTGGCGACAGAATCTCATCGACCAAGCCCTCAAAGCCTACGTGTACGACGGGAAGACCTATGGCGTCCCATACTTGCTGCAATGCACTTTCTTCTTCTACAACAAGGACATCTTCGCAGAGCACAACATCGAGATCCCGAAGACCTGGGACGAACTCATCGCGGTCTGCGAGAAGCTCAAGGCCGCAGGGGTCACGCCCATCGCACTTGGCAACAAGGAGCGATGGCCCGCGCACCACTTCCCCTGCGTCCTCTTCCAGCGGCTGATGGGGCACAAAGCCGTCATGGATCAGTACGACCCCATGGGCCCCGGCGACTACGCCGATCCGGGTTGGCTCAAAGGCCTTGAGATGTTCGACGACTTCCAGAAGAAGGGTGTCTTCAATGCCAGCCCAAACGGCCTGAGTCGCGCGGACGCCCGTGCAATGTTTTACGGAGAGAAGGCCGCGATGTTCTACACCGGCACCTGGGACTTCTCGCAGCTCGTCGAAGGCGGAGAGGCCCCGAAAGCTTTCTGGGACAAGTGGGACTTCTTCAACTTCCCATCGGTGAGCGGGGGTAAAGGGGAACAAGACGCCCTGGCAGGGTCGGCTGACGGCTATGTGATCTCCAGCAAGACGAAACACCCCGAAGCCGCGGCCGCCTTTCTGCAGTACATGACTTCCCCCGAAGTTGCCCGCGAGTTCGTGAGCAAGTGCAAAGAACTGGTCCAGGTCAAGGGCGCGGTCACTGAGGACAATGCCAGCTGGTACTTGCGCAAGTACATGGAGATGGTGGAAGACGCCCCGGTCATCTCCGCCTGGACGGACACCATGATGGAGCATTCGGTCGCCGAAGCCCTCATGAACGGCGTTCAGGGCATGCTCGCGGGACAGATGACCCCAGAGCAGGTCATGAAGGCCGTCCGCGAGCGCCAGGCAGCCGTCAAGAAGGAGCTTGAGGCGCAGGCTGACGCGCAATAG